In Phenylobacterium zucineum HLK1, one DNA window encodes the following:
- a CDS encoding EamA family transporter, with the protein MSRPALPPLHALLALSVVAVWGTNFVVIRWALDDLPPLTFAALRFTFALLPAVFFLKKPDVPWRNLAAYGVLIGVGQFGLLYIAMTQWISPGLASLVVQVQAFFTVGFAMMLAGEKIRRFQVAALGLAAAGLAWLMAHTSADATPLGLALVVGAALGWAGGNTVARAAGPVNMLSYVVWSSLFAAPPLFGLALAFEGWPAVREGIVQADLGTWACVLWQSVGNTIFGYASWAWLLARHPAATIAPLSLLVPVFGMGASAALLGEPLAAWKLTAAVLVLGGLALNTLYPAWERRRTATRGA; encoded by the coding sequence ATGAGTCGCCCCGCGCTGCCGCCGCTGCACGCCCTGCTGGCCCTGTCGGTCGTCGCCGTCTGGGGGACCAACTTCGTCGTCATCCGCTGGGCGCTGGACGACCTGCCGCCGCTGACCTTCGCGGCGCTGCGCTTCACCTTCGCCCTGCTGCCGGCGGTGTTCTTCCTGAAGAAGCCGGACGTGCCCTGGCGCAACCTGGCGGCCTACGGCGTGCTGATCGGGGTCGGCCAGTTCGGCCTGCTCTACATCGCCATGACGCAGTGGATCTCGCCGGGGCTGGCCTCGCTGGTGGTGCAGGTGCAGGCGTTCTTCACGGTCGGGTTCGCCATGATGCTGGCCGGCGAGAAGATCCGCCGGTTCCAGGTGGCGGCCCTGGGGCTGGCGGCCGCCGGCCTCGCCTGGCTGATGGCCCACACCAGCGCCGACGCCACGCCGCTCGGCCTGGCGCTGGTGGTCGGCGCGGCCCTGGGCTGGGCGGGCGGCAACACGGTGGCCCGGGCGGCCGGCCCGGTGAACATGCTGAGCTACGTGGTCTGGTCGAGCCTGTTCGCCGCCCCGCCCCTCTTCGGCCTGGCCCTGGCGTTCGAGGGCTGGCCCGCGGTGCGCGAGGGGATCGTGCAGGCCGACCTCGGAACCTGGGCCTGCGTGCTGTGGCAGTCGGTGGGCAACACGATCTTCGGCTATGCGAGCTGGGCCTGGCTGCTGGCCCGGCACCCGGCGGCGACCATCGCCCCCCTGTCGCTGCTGGTGCCGGTGTTCGGCATGGGCGCCTCGGCCGCGCTGCTGGGCGAGCCGCTGGCCGCCTGGAAGCTGACGGCGGCGGTGCTGGTGCTGGGCGGGCTGGCGCTCAACACCCTCTATCCGGCCTGGGAGCGCCGGCGGACGGCGACGCGCGGAGCCTGA